Genomic segment of Mycolicibacterium psychrotolerans:
CCGGCGTCGGAATGCCGGCATCGCCGGTGGCCTGCGGGCGTTCCGACGGCGTCGTGGACCGCAGCCGCTCGCGGATCGCCGAGAACTCCAGGTCCGCCAGCTCGAGCAGCCCGGCGGCGAGCGTAAACCGGCGATCAAGGTCGGGGGCGTCCTCCTCCGGGATCGACCCCTTGTAGCGCACGTCGTGCTCGAACTCCGCCCAGGCGTGCTGCAGGATCGTGCGCACCTGCACCGACGCCGGTTGCTGCTCTCCCTCGATGGCCAGCAGCAGATGCCGGCTCGCATATCCCCAGCGGCCCTCGCTGGCCGTCTCCACGCCCATGTCGCGGTCGTCGAGCAACCGCATCTCCTCGCCGAGCAATCGGGCCACCGCGGCCACGTCGTCGCGCAGGTAGGTGATCACCCGCAGCCCGATCTGGTCGGTGATCTCCGACAGCGGATCGGCGTACAGCCGGCGACCGTCCACATGCCGGTCGGCCTTGGCCGCGAACGAGGCCACCGACTTGGTGCGCGCCGTCACGCTGAGGTAGTTGATGCCTGCGTCGTCCAGCAGCGCCGTTACCGCGGACAGATACCGGTCGGTGGAGGCCACCAGCTGCGGACGACGCTCGGCGTAGGTGGCGATCGCGTCGTGCACCGCCCCCGGCGTCGGCTCGGGCGGCGCCGGCTCCAGATCGGCCGGCAGGGTCGGGGTGACGATGTAGCCGGTCTCGGCGTCCCCGTAGCACGTCACACCCTCGGGCCGGCGCGCCGCGTACATCGCCACGTACGCGCACACCACCGCGTCCACCGGATCCTCGACGCGCCGCAGGTCGCTTTTGCGCTCGGCCGTCTCGGCCATGGCGCGCAGCTGCGCCCAGTCGGCCGACTCGCTCACCCGCAACGGCGGGTCCGCGGTCGCCAGCCCCTCGACCAACTCCATCAGCCGCAGCAGTTCCGCGCGTAGTTGCGCGACCCCACGACCGGGCTTCGCCTTGTACTTCAGCGTGCGGCCCAGCCGGAACAGCGCCACCATCGCCGCATGGGGGTACACCTCGAGCGCACGCCGGGGCCCACCCGCGAGCGGATCGATGTCGAGGTCGAGTGCCTCGGCGAGCCGGCCCGCGCGGGTGCCGTCGGCGAACTCCGGTTTGCCGGTGTTCGCCGGGTGCGCGCCGGCCTGGAAACGCGCGAAGTCCGCGTTGAGCGCGCGCTCCGCGGGCCGCTGGCCGGTCGGGTTGACGACGATGATCGGCGCGTCGATACCGACGACGCAGCCGCCCTCCACAAAAGGGGCCACCGCGGACCGGATGCTGGCGTCGTCGGTGACCGCCGAGGCCGCCACCAGCCGTCCGCCGTCGTCGATGACGGCGACGCCGGTGGGTTTGCGCTGCCCCCAGGCCAGGTCCAGACCGACGAAATACATGGCCCCTACTGTGCCCGATAGGCTCATACGCCGTGAGCATCCCTAACGTCCTGGCCAGTCGCTACGCCAGCGACGAGATGGTCGCGATCTGGTCTCCGCAGGCCAAGATCGTCGCCGAACGCCGGCTGTGGCTCGCCGTCCTGCGGGCGCAGGCCGAACTCGGGGTGGACGTGCCCGACGGGGTGATCGGGGACTACGAGCGGGTGGTCGACGACGTCGACCTCGAGTCGATCGCGGCACGCGAGCGGGTGTTGCGCCACGACGTCAAGGCGCGCATCGAGGAGTTCAACGCGCTCGCCGGCCACGAGCACGTGCACAAGGGCATGACCAGCCGCGACCTGACCGAGAACGTCGAGCAGATGCAGATCCGGCGCTCGCTGCAGCTGGTGCACGCCCGCGGCGTGGCGATCGTCGCGCGGCTGGCAGAGCGGGCCGCGCTCTACCGCGATCTGGTGATGGCCGGCCGCAGCCACAACGTCGCCGCGCAAGCCACCACCCTGGGGAAGCGGTTCGCATCGGCGGCCGAGGAGACGCTGGTGGCGCTGCGGCGGGTCAGCGAGCTCATCGACCGGTACCCGCTGCGCGGCATCAAGGGGCCGATGGGCACCGGTCAGGACATGCTCGACCTGTTCGACGGTGACACCGCGCGGCTGGCCGAGCTCGAGACGCGGGTCGCGCAGTTCCTCGGGTTCACCGACATCCTGACCAGCGTCGGACAGGTGTACCCGCGTTCCCTGGACCACGACGTCGTGTCGGCGCTGGTGCAGCTCGGCGCCGGACCGTCCTCGCTGGCGCACACCATCCGGCTGATGGCCGGCCACGAACTGGTGACCGAGGGGTTCGCACCGGGGCAGGTGGGATCGTCGGCCATGCCGCACAAGATGAACACCCGCAGCTGCGAACGGGTCAACGGCCTGCAGGTCGTGCTGCGCGGATATGCCTCCATGGCAGCCGAATTGGCGGGCGCGCAGTGGAACGAGGGTGACGTGTTCTGTTCGGTGGTGCGCCGGGTCGCGCTGCCCGACGCGTTCTTCGCGCTCGACGGACAGACCGAGACCTTCCTGACCGTCCTCGACGAATTCGGCGCCTACCCCGCGGTGATCCAACGCGAGCTCGACCGCTACCTCCCGTTCCTGGCGACGACGCGCATCCTGATCGCGGCGGTGCGCGCGGGTGTCGGCCGGGAGACCGCGCACGAGGTCATCAAGGAGCACGCCGTCGCGGTGGCGCTGGCGATGCGCGAGCGCGGTGCCGAGCCCGACCTGCTCGACCGGCTGGCCGCCGACCCGCGGCTGCCGCTGGACCGCGCCGGCCTCGACGCCGCGCTGGCCGACAAGCAGGTCTTCACCGGCGCCGCGGCCGATCAGGTCGACCGGGTGGTCGCCGTCGTCGACGACCTCGTCGGGCGCTATCCCGACGCCGCCGCGTACACCTCCGGCGCGATCCTGTGACGGTGACCGCGGGCACGTTGGCCGGGATCGACTTCACCGATCTCGACAACTTCGCCGCGGGCTTCCCGCACGATCTGTTCGCGCTGCACCGCGAGCAGGCGCCCGTGTACTGGCATGAACCGACCGAGAACACCCCCGACGGTGAAGGCTTCTGGTCGGTGGCGACGCACGCCGAAACTCTTGCCGTGCTGCGAGATCCGGACACGTACTCGTCGGTCACCGGAGGCGACCGGCCGTTCGGCGGGACGCTGCTGCAGGACCTGTCCATAGCCGGTCAGCTGCTCAACATGATGGACGACCCGCGTCACGGCGCGGTGCGCAGGCTCGTCAGCTCCGGCCTCACCCCGCGCATGATCCGGCGCGTCGAGGACGACCTGCGCGCGCGGGCACGTCGCCTGCTCGAGGGGGTGAGCCCTGCCCAGCCCTTTGACTTCGTCACCGACATCGCCGCAGAGGTGCCGATGCAGATGATCTGCATCCTGCTCGGTGTGCCGGAGTCCGAACGGCATTGGCTCTTCGAGGCGATCGAACCCAGCTTCGACTTCGGCGGATCACGCCGGGCCGCGATCACCCGGCTCTCGGTGGAGGAGGCCGGGTCGCGGATGTTCGCCTACGGGCAGGAGCTGATCGCGGCGAAGAAGGCGGCGCCGAGTGACAACATGCTCTCGGTGGTGGTGAACTCCGGCGACCCGGAGCTGACCGACATCGAGAGTTACCTGTTCTTCAACCTGCTGTTCAGCGCAGGCGCGGAGACCACCCGCAACGCGATCGCCGGCGGACTGCTGGCCTTGATCGAGAACCCGCAGGCGTATTCGGCGCTGCGCGAGGACCCCGGGCTGCTGCCGACGGCCATCGAGGAGATGGTCCGCTGGACCTCGCCGTCGCCGTCCAAGCGGCGCACCGCCACCCGGGCGGCGACGCTGGGCGGACACCGCATCGAGCCCGGGCAGAAGGTCCTGGTCTGGGAGGGCTCGGCGAACCGCGACGCGGCGGTGTTCGCCGAGCCCGACCGCTTCGACATCGCGCGCAGGCCCAACCCACACCTCGGTTTCGGTCAGGGGGTGCACTACTGCCTGGGCGCCAACCTGGCCCGGCTCGAGTTGCGGGTGATCTTCGAGGAACTGCTGGGCCGGTTCTCGACGGTGCGGCTGGCCGCGCCGGTGGAGTGGACGCGCAGCAACCGGCACACCGGCATCCGGCACCTGGTGGTGGAGCCCCATGAGTGAGCACCCGGAGTTGCGGATCTCCGACGCCGACCGGACCGCGGTCAGCCGGCTGCTCGAACGCGCTGTCGGACAGGGCATGCTGAGCCTCGACGAGTACGCCGAGCGAGTCGACGCGGTGCTGACCGCCCGTACCCGGCGCGATCTCGACGCGGTGCTCGCCGACCTGCCGCTGACCGCTCAGCCTGCCGCGCAGCCGCAGGAAGTGCGCAGCTGGATGTCCAGCATCACCCGCCGGGGACAGTGGACGGTGCCGCCGCGGTTGCGCCTGGTCACCCGGATGTGCTCCACCACACTGGATTTCACATCGGCCGTGCTGCCGCACACCGTGGTGTACATCGACGTCGACGACTACTTCGGCTCGATCGAGCTGATCCTGCCCGACGGCGCCACCGCCGACCTCGACGGCGTCGCGAACTTCGCCGCGTCCACCACCGTCAAGGTGACCGCCAGCCCGCCGTCGCACCGGCTGCACGTGGTGGTCACCGGGCGGGTCCGCTTCGGTTCGCTGACGGCCCGGCACCCGTTCGGCACGACGCTGCGCCGGTTCCTGGGTTAACCCGCCCGGCGCAGGTTCGCCGCGCGGATGCCCGTCGCCCGCAGTTCCAGGGCGGCCAGCCCGCGGATCGCGATCCGGTCCTGACTGCGCCACGCACCGACCGGGTCGGGGCTGACGGCCGCGAGCTTGCCCAGCGGCCGGTTCGCCAGCGCCCGCAGCGCCAGCAACTCCTCCCCGGCGGCGGTCGACGCCAGCGTGATGGCGGTCCACTGGCGCCGGAAGAACCGCACGCGCAGAAACAGCCACGGCATCACCAGAGCGAGGATCGGCGGCGCGGCCACGGCCAGCGCCAGCAGCCAGGCCAGCCACCCGGCCGTCACCCCCAGTGTCTGCCCGGCACCGGCGATCTCGCGGGCGGCGTCACCGGCCGCGCTCAGCGGCTTGGCCAGCGAATCGCCCACCAGCGGGACGTTGTCGGCGCTGTTGCCCGCGGAGTCGAGGTTGCCCGCCACCCCGTTGGCGCCGCTCTCCACCCGGTAGCCGAACTCGGCGATCGTGGCCACCGCCGAGTGCACCGCCATGCCGACGAACACCCAGACCGCCGTCCAGCCGATCACCACCAGGTCGCTGAACAGCTGGGAGAGCAGCCGGCCGGGCGTTGTGGCGTAGGGGACCCACCGCGATTTCATGCGATCGATCACAGCACACAGAGCGCCTTCGGTGGACCGATAGGCTGACCCGATGCGCCCCGCTCTGTCCGACTATCAGCACGTCGCCAGTGGCAAGGTTCGCGAGATCCATCGCGTGGACGACCGGCACCTGCTGTTCGTCGCCACGGACCGCATCTCGGCCTACGACTACATCCTCGACAGCGAGATCCCCGACAAGGGCCGCGTCCTGACCGCGATGAGCGTGTTCTTCTTCGACCACCTGCAGGTGCCCAACCATCTGGCCGGTCCGCCCGACGACGCCCGGATCCCGCAGGAGGTGCTCGGACGCGCCCTGGTGGTCGAGCAGCTGGAGATGTTGCCGGTCGAGGCGGTGGCCCGCGGCTATCTCACCGGATCGGGGTTGATCGACTACCAGGAGACCGGCAGCGTCTGCGGAATCCCGCTGCCGCCGGGGCTGGTGGAGGCCAGTCGGTTCGCCGAGCCGCTGTTCACCCCGGCGACCAAGGCCGAACTCGGCGAGCACGACGTCAACATCACGTTCGACGACGTCGTCGACATGATCGGCGCGGAGCGCGCCGAACAGCTCAGGGATCGGACACTGCAGACCTACCGCCGGGGTGCCGAGCACGCCTTGAGCAAGGGCATCATCGTCGCCGACACCAAGTTCGAGTTCGGCGTCGACGGATCAGGCGAACTCGTCCTCGCCGATGAGGTTTTCACCCCCGACTCCTCGCGCTACTGGCGCGCCGACGACTACACCGAAGGCAGCGTGCAGAACAGCTTCGACAAGCAGTTCGTGCGCAACTGGCTGACCGGCCCCGAGTCGGGCTGGGACCGCCACGGCGATGAGCCCCCGCCGCCGCTGCCCGCGGACATCGTCGACGCCACCCGCGCCCGCTACATCGAAGCCTACGAACGCATCTCAGGACTGCGTTTCGACGACTGGATCGGAGGGCGGCTGTGAAGCCACCGGTGGCCAAGCGGGTCGACCATCACCGGGAACACCACGGTGACGTCTTCGTCGATCCCTACGAATGGCTGCGGGAGAAGACCAGCGCCGAGGTGATCGACCATCTCGAGGCCGAGAACACCTACACCGAGCACGTGACGGCCGACCTGGCGCCGCTGCGGCAGCAGATCTTCGACGAGATCAAGGCCCGCACCAAGGAGACCGACCTGTCGGTCCCGACCCGCCGGGGCGACTGGTGGTACTACGGCCGCAGTTTCGCCGGCAAGCAGTACGGAGTCCAATGCCGGTGCCCCGTCGCCGATCCCGACGACTGGACCCCGCCCCAGCTGACCGAGGACACCGACGTTCCCGGTGAGCAGGTGCTGCTCGACGAGAACGTCGAGGCCGAGGGTCACGACTTCTTCTCACTCGGCGCCGCCAGCGTCAGCGTCGACGGCAACATTCTGGCCTACTCCGTCGACGTCAAGGGCGACGAGCGGTACACGTTGCGCTTCAGGGACTTACGGACCGGACAACGCTACGACGACGAGATCGTCGGCATCGGCGCCGGGGCGACGTGGGCCGCCGACAACCGAACCGTCTACTACGTCACCGTGGACGACGCGTGGCGGCCCGACACCGTGTGGCGGCACCGGCTGGGCGCGGGGCTGCCTGCCGAGTTGGTGTATCACGAGCCCGACGAACGGTTCTGGGTCGCGGTGGGGCGCACCCGCAGCAACAGGTACGTGATCGTCGCGGCCGGAAGTGCGGTCACCTCGGAACTGCGGTATGCCGACGCGACCGACGGTCACGCGGAGTTCACCACGATCTGGCCCCGGCGGGAGTCGGTCGAATACTCCGTCGAGCACGCCGTCGTGGGCGGCGAGGACCGGTTCCTGATCCTGCACAACGACGGTGCGGAGAACTTCACCCTGGTCGAGGCGCCGGTCGCCGATCCGTCGGATCACCGCGCATTGATCGAGCACCGCCGCGATGTGAGGCTGGACGCGGTCGACGCGTTCGAGGACCTGCTGGTGGTCAGCTACCGCAGTGAGGCGCTGCCCCGCATCCAGCTGTGGCCGATACGCGACACCGAATACGGCGAGCCACAGGACATCCGGTTCGACTCCGAGCTGATGTCGGTGGGTCTGTCGGCCAATCCGAACTGGAGCGCGCCGAAGCTGCGCATCGGGGCGACGTCGTTCGTGACGCCGGTGCGCATCTACGATCTGGACCTGGCCACCGGTCAGCGCACACTGCTGCGCGAGCAGCCGGTGCTCGGCGACTACCGGCCCGAGGACTACGTCGAGCGGCGGGACTGGGCGATCGCCGAAGACGGCGCGCGCGTGCCGATCTCGATCGTGCACCGGGTGGGTGTGACGACCCCGGCGCCGCTGCTGCTCTATGGCTACGGCGCGTACGAATCCTGCGAAGACCCACGGTTCTCCATCGCACGGCTCTCGCTGCTCGACCGTGGCATGGTCTACGCCGTCGCGCACGTGCGCGGCGGCGGGGAGCTCGGGCGGCTCTGGTACGAGCGCGGCAAGCTGCTGGAGAAGCGGAACACGTTCACCGACTTCGTTGCCGCGGGACGCCATCTCGTCGACACCGGCGTCACGGTGCCGGAGAAGATGGTGGCCTACGGCGGCAGCGCCGGCGGCCTGCTGATGGGCGCGGTGGCCAACATCGCGCCCGACTTGTTCGCCGGGATCCTGGCCGCGGTGCCGTTCGTCGACCCCCTCACCACGATCCTCGATCCGTCGCTGCCGCTCACCGTCACCGAGTGGGACGAGTGGGGTAACCCACTGGAGGATCCCGACGTCTATCACTACATGAAGTCCTATTCGCCGTACGAGAACGTCGAAGCCAAGCGATATCCGGCCATCCTGGCGATGACGTCGCTCAACGACACCCGCGTCTACTACGTCGAACCCGCGAAATGGATTGCCGCACTGCGCCACGTGCAGGACGATCCCGACAGCGACGGCGCGCGGGTGCTGCTGAAGACCGAGATGAACGCGGGGCACGGCGGGATCAGCGGACGCTACGAACGCTGGAAGGAAGCCGCGTTCCAGTACGCCTGGCTACTGGATGTGGCCGGCGTAGGCGACGACGGCGGCGGCGCTATCTAGTCGCTGTCAAGATGACCGGGCTATCATGCCCGCATGGTCAAAGCCACCTACCACCACGGCGATCTCAAGGCGACGATCCTGGCCCACGCCGCGGTGCTGGTGGCCGAGCGCGGGGCCGACGGCGTCTCGTTGCGCGAGTTGGCCCGCACCGCAGGGGTGTCGCACGCCGCGCCGGCACACCACTTCACCGACCGCCGCGGCCTGTTCACCGCGCTCGCCGCGCAGGGCTGGCGGTTGCTGGCCGAGGCGCTGTCGGAGGCACGTCCCGAATTCGGCGACGCCGCATTGGCCTACGTGCGGTTCGCCGTCGAGCACCCGGGCCACTACGCGGTGATGTTCGACCGGTCGCTCGTCGACCCCGACGACACCGAACTCGACGCCGCCCGCTCGGCTGCGGGCGCAGAACTCGCCGCCGGCGTGGGAACGCTGAACGACGCACGGGCAGCGCAGGATCCGCAGGCCGCCGGGCTGGCAGCATGGTCACTGGTGCACGGCTTCGCGATGCTGTGGCTCAACGGCGCCATCGACACCGACGGCGATCCGGTCCGGACCGCGCAGCGCGTGGCCCAGATGCTGTTCACCCCGTGAGGGTGCCGGTACCGTCTGCCCCATGACGCTCACCGATATCCCGCTGACCACCCTCGACGGCCGGGCCACCACGCTCGGCGAATTGGCCGGCGGGGCGGCGCTGGTGGTCAACGTCGCCTCGAAATGCGGCCTCACCCCGCAGTACAGCGCGCTCGAACAGTTGGCCAGGGATTACGCGGACCGCGGCCTGACGGTGATCGGTGTGCCGTGCAACCAGTTCATGGGCCAGGAGCCGGGCAGCGCCGAGGAGATCCAGACGTTCTGCTCGACGACCTACGGGGTCACGTTCCCGCTGCTGGCCAAGACCGACGTCAACGGCCCCGAGCGCCACCCGCTCTACGGCGAGCTGACCGGGACCGCCGACGACAGCGGCGAAGCCGGCGACGTGCAGTGGAACTTCGAGAAGTTCCTGGTGGCACCCGGCGGCGAGGTGGTGCGGCGGTTCCGGCCGCGCACCGTTCCCGGCGACCCCGAGGTGATCTCGGCGATCGAAGAGGTCCTGGCGCCCTGATCGGGCGACGATCAAGCGGCGAGGGACGAGCCGCGTTGAGGAGCCCGGCAATCAAATGCTGATCGGGGGCCGACAGTTCAGCCGGGCGAGTCGTGTTGTTGTCCCTCGCGACACCTGACGTTGCGACACTGCGGGTGTGGCAGGACAACTGATCGTCTCGATCTCCGGGATCAGCGACCGGACCATCGACGACGTCGCAACGTTTCGGACCCAACTGAAGAACCGCGGCGTGCCCGTGTCGTTCCTGGTGGCCCCCAGGATCAAGGGGGGATACCGGCTCGACCGTGACCCCACGACCGTCGGCTGGCTGACCGAACAGCGCGCCCACGGTGATGCGATCGTGCTGCACGGGTTCGACGAGGCCGCCACCAAAGCGCGTCGCGGCGAGTTCGCGACCCTGCCCGCGCACGAGGCGAACCTGCGGCTGATGGCCGCCGACCGGGTCCTCGAACACCTCGGCCTGCGCACACGCCTGTTCGCCGCGCCCGGGTGGAACGTCTCCCAGGGTGCGCTGACCGCCTTGCCGCGCAACGGCTTCCGATTGATGGCCGGGTTGAGCGGGATCACCGACCTGGTGCGCCGCCAGACCGTCCGCACCCGGGTGCTCGGCATCGGGGAGGGATTCCTGACCGAACCGTGGTGGTGCCGCACCGTGGTGCTGTCGGCAGAACGCACGGCACGCAGGGACGGCATCGTCCGGGTGGCCGTCGCCGCCCGGCATCTGCGCCGGCCCGGACCCCGGCAGGCCCTGCTGGACGCCGCCGACCTGGCCCTGATGCACGGCTGCGAGCCCACCGTCTACACCTGGCGCAACCCGGCTGCGCTGTCCGACGCCGCCTGAGGGTCCGCGCTCGCTACATTGGCCGCATGGCAGATGATGCGGACGTCATCGTGGTCGGCGCCGGCCTGGCCGGGCTGGTGGCCGCGTGCGAACTGGTCGAGCGGGGTCGCCGCGTGCTCATCGTGGACCAGGAGAACGAGGCCAACGTCGGCGGCCAGGCGTTCTGGTCTTTCGGCGGGCTGTTCTTCGTCAACAGTCCCGAGCAGCGCCGCCTCGGCATCCGCGACAGCCACGAGCTGGCCCTGCAGGACTGGCTCGGCACCGCCGGGTTCGACCGCCCCGAGGATCACTGGCCCCGGCAGTGGGCCCACGCCTACGTCGACTTCGCGGCCGGCGAGAAACGCAGCTGGCTGCGCGACCGCGGGCTGCAGATCTTCGCGATGGTCGGCTGGGCCGAACGCGGCGGCTACGACGCCCGCGGCCACGGCAACTCGGTGCCGCGCTTCCACATCACCTGGGGAACCGGACCGGCGCTGGTCGACATCTTCGCGCGCCGCCTGACGGGACCACTGGTGCGGTTCGCGCACCGCCACCGCGTCGACGAACTCATCGTCGACGGCGGCGCCGTCACCGGCGTGCGCGGTGCGGTGCTGGAACCGTCAGCCGCGGTGCGCGGCGCACCGTCGTCACGAAACACGGTCGGCGAGTTCGAGTTCCGCGCACAGGCCGTCATCGTCGCCAGCGGCGGCATCGGCGGCAACCACGACCTGGTCCGCGCGAACTGGCCGAAGCGGATGGGCCGGGTGCCCGAACAGCTGCTCAGCGGTGTGCCCGCGCACGTCGACGGCCGGATGCTGGGCATCTCCGCGGCGGCGGGCGCCCACATGATCAACAGCGACCGGATGTGGCACTACACCGAGGGCATCACCAACTACGACCCGATCTGGCCGCGGCACGGCATCCGCATCCTGCCCGGGCCGTCGTCGCTGTGGCTGGACGCCACCGGCCGGCGGCTGCCTGCGCCGCTGTATCCCGGCTTCGACACCCTCGGCACGTTGGAGTACATCGCCCGGACCGGGCAGGACTACACCTGGTACGTCCTGAACAAGCGCATCATCGACAAGGAGTTCGGGCTGTCCGGGCAGGAGCAGAACCCGGACCTGACCGGCCGCAGCATCCGCGGGGTGATCGAACGCGGCCGCAAGGGTCCCGCACCGGTGCACGCGTTCGTGGACAAGGGCATCGACTTCGTCACCGCCGACTCGCTGCGTGACCTGGTCGCCAAGATGAACGCCGTCCCCGACGTCGAGCCGCTGGACTTCGCCGTGGTCGAGGAGGAGGTCACCGCCCGCGACCGCGAGGTGGCGAACCGATTCACCAAGGACAGTCAGATCACCGCGATCCGCGCCGCCCGCGGCTACCTGGCCGACCGTGTCAGCCGCGTCGTCGCGCCGCACCGTCTCACCGACCCCAAGGCCGGCCCGCTGATCGCGGTGAAGCTGCACATCCTGACCCGAAAGTCGTTGGGCGGCTTGCAGACCGACCTCGATTCGCGGGCGCTGCGGGAAGACGGTACCCGGGTGGACGGTTTGTACGCGGCCGGCGAGGCCGCGGGCTTCGGCGGCGGAGGCGTCCACGGATACCGCTCGCTGGAGGGCACGTTCCTGGGCGGATGCGTGTTCTCCGGCCGGGCGGCGG
This window contains:
- the relZ gene encoding bifunctional ribonuclease/(p)ppGpp synthase, with translation MYFVGLDLAWGQRKPTGVAVIDDGGRLVAASAVTDDASIRSAVAPFVEGGCVVGIDAPIIVVNPTGQRPAERALNADFARFQAGAHPANTGKPEFADGTRAGRLAEALDLDIDPLAGGPRRALEVYPHAAMVALFRLGRTLKYKAKPGRGVAQLRAELLRLMELVEGLATADPPLRVSESADWAQLRAMAETAERKSDLRRVEDPVDAVVCAYVAMYAARRPEGVTCYGDAETGYIVTPTLPADLEPAPPEPTPGAVHDAIATYAERRPQLVASTDRYLSAVTALLDDAGINYLSVTARTKSVASFAAKADRHVDGRRLYADPLSEITDQIGLRVITYLRDDVAAVARLLGEEMRLLDDRDMGVETASEGRWGYASRHLLLAIEGEQQPASVQVRTILQHAWAEFEHDVRYKGSIPEEDAPDLDRRFTLAAGLLELADLEFSAIRERLRSTTPSERPQATGDAGIPTPVLATYLANRFPDAGWSRTDHYGWMAGLLLDLGIDSIDEVDTLLAGVDTDAVNAAMDYRFPAGAVRRLDDALLAVYGARYIDLPGNAHRITLLENRSARLTQGRPSA
- the purB gene encoding adenylosuccinate lyase is translated as MSIPNVLASRYASDEMVAIWSPQAKIVAERRLWLAVLRAQAELGVDVPDGVIGDYERVVDDVDLESIAARERVLRHDVKARIEEFNALAGHEHVHKGMTSRDLTENVEQMQIRRSLQLVHARGVAIVARLAERAALYRDLVMAGRSHNVAAQATTLGKRFASAAEETLVALRRVSELIDRYPLRGIKGPMGTGQDMLDLFDGDTARLAELETRVAQFLGFTDILTSVGQVYPRSLDHDVVSALVQLGAGPSSLAHTIRLMAGHELVTEGFAPGQVGSSAMPHKMNTRSCERVNGLQVVLRGYASMAAELAGAQWNEGDVFCSVVRRVALPDAFFALDGQTETFLTVLDEFGAYPAVIQRELDRYLPFLATTRILIAAVRAGVGRETAHEVIKEHAVAVALAMRERGAEPDLLDRLAADPRLPLDRAGLDAALADKQVFTGAAADQVDRVVAVVDDLVGRYPDAAAYTSGAIL
- a CDS encoding cytochrome P450, with amino-acid sequence MTVTAGTLAGIDFTDLDNFAAGFPHDLFALHREQAPVYWHEPTENTPDGEGFWSVATHAETLAVLRDPDTYSSVTGGDRPFGGTLLQDLSIAGQLLNMMDDPRHGAVRRLVSSGLTPRMIRRVEDDLRARARRLLEGVSPAQPFDFVTDIAAEVPMQMICILLGVPESERHWLFEAIEPSFDFGGSRRAAITRLSVEEAGSRMFAYGQELIAAKKAAPSDNMLSVVVNSGDPELTDIESYLFFNLLFSAGAETTRNAIAGGLLALIENPQAYSALREDPGLLPTAIEEMVRWTSPSPSKRRTATRAATLGGHRIEPGQKVLVWEGSANRDAAVFAEPDRFDIARRPNPHLGFGQGVHYCLGANLARLELRVIFEELLGRFSTVRLAAPVEWTRSNRHTGIRHLVVEPHE
- a CDS encoding DUF1707 SHOCT-like domain-containing protein encodes the protein MSEHPELRISDADRTAVSRLLERAVGQGMLSLDEYAERVDAVLTARTRRDLDAVLADLPLTAQPAAQPQEVRSWMSSITRRGQWTVPPRLRLVTRMCSTTLDFTSAVLPHTVVYIDVDDYFGSIELILPDGATADLDGVANFAASTTVKVTASPPSHRLHVVVTGRVRFGSLTARHPFGTTLRRFLG
- a CDS encoding phosphoribosylaminoimidazolesuccinocarboxamide synthase; the protein is MRPALSDYQHVASGKVREIHRVDDRHLLFVATDRISAYDYILDSEIPDKGRVLTAMSVFFFDHLQVPNHLAGPPDDARIPQEVLGRALVVEQLEMLPVEAVARGYLTGSGLIDYQETGSVCGIPLPPGLVEASRFAEPLFTPATKAELGEHDVNITFDDVVDMIGAERAEQLRDRTLQTYRRGAEHALSKGIIVADTKFEFGVDGSGELVLADEVFTPDSSRYWRADDYTEGSVQNSFDKQFVRNWLTGPESGWDRHGDEPPPPLPADIVDATRARYIEAYERISGLRFDDWIGGRL
- a CDS encoding S9 family peptidase, which codes for MKPPVAKRVDHHREHHGDVFVDPYEWLREKTSAEVIDHLEAENTYTEHVTADLAPLRQQIFDEIKARTKETDLSVPTRRGDWWYYGRSFAGKQYGVQCRCPVADPDDWTPPQLTEDTDVPGEQVLLDENVEAEGHDFFSLGAASVSVDGNILAYSVDVKGDERYTLRFRDLRTGQRYDDEIVGIGAGATWAADNRTVYYVTVDDAWRPDTVWRHRLGAGLPAELVYHEPDERFWVAVGRTRSNRYVIVAAGSAVTSELRYADATDGHAEFTTIWPRRESVEYSVEHAVVGGEDRFLILHNDGAENFTLVEAPVADPSDHRALIEHRRDVRLDAVDAFEDLLVVSYRSEALPRIQLWPIRDTEYGEPQDIRFDSELMSVGLSANPNWSAPKLRIGATSFVTPVRIYDLDLATGQRTLLREQPVLGDYRPEDYVERRDWAIAEDGARVPISIVHRVGVTTPAPLLLYGYGAYESCEDPRFSIARLSLLDRGMVYAVAHVRGGGELGRLWYERGKLLEKRNTFTDFVAAGRHLVDTGVTVPEKMVAYGGSAGGLLMGAVANIAPDLFAGILAAVPFVDPLTTILDPSLPLTVTEWDEWGNPLEDPDVYHYMKSYSPYENVEAKRYPAILAMTSLNDTRVYYVEPAKWIAALRHVQDDPDSDGARVLLKTEMNAGHGGISGRYERWKEAAFQYAWLLDVAGVGDDGGGAI
- a CDS encoding TetR/AcrR family transcriptional regulator gives rise to the protein MVKATYHHGDLKATILAHAAVLVAERGADGVSLRELARTAGVSHAAPAHHFTDRRGLFTALAAQGWRLLAEALSEARPEFGDAALAYVRFAVEHPGHYAVMFDRSLVDPDDTELDAARSAAGAELAAGVGTLNDARAAQDPQAAGLAAWSLVHGFAMLWLNGAIDTDGDPVRTAQRVAQMLFTP
- a CDS encoding glutathione peroxidase is translated as MTLTDIPLTTLDGRATTLGELAGGAALVVNVASKCGLTPQYSALEQLARDYADRGLTVIGVPCNQFMGQEPGSAEEIQTFCSTTYGVTFPLLAKTDVNGPERHPLYGELTGTADDSGEAGDVQWNFEKFLVAPGGEVVRRFRPRTVPGDPEVISAIEEVLAP
- a CDS encoding DUF2334 domain-containing protein, with amino-acid sequence MAGQLIVSISGISDRTIDDVATFRTQLKNRGVPVSFLVAPRIKGGYRLDRDPTTVGWLTEQRAHGDAIVLHGFDEAATKARRGEFATLPAHEANLRLMAADRVLEHLGLRTRLFAAPGWNVSQGALTALPRNGFRLMAGLSGITDLVRRQTVRTRVLGIGEGFLTEPWWCRTVVLSAERTARRDGIVRVAVAARHLRRPGPRQALLDAADLALMHGCEPTVYTWRNPAALSDAA